Proteins co-encoded in one Lysobacter solisilvae genomic window:
- the dcd gene encoding dCTP deaminase, whose protein sequence is MSIKSDRWIRRMAEQHSMIEPFEPGQVKQDAQGHRIVSFGTSSYGYDVRCSREFKVFTNINSTIVDPKHFDSGSFVDIESDVCIIPPNSFALARTVEYFRIPRDTLVVCLGKSTYARCGIIVNVTPLEPEWEGHVTLEFSNTTPLPARIYANEGVAQMLFFQSDEVCETSYKDRGGKYQGQKGVTLPRT, encoded by the coding sequence ATGAGCATCAAGTCCGACCGCTGGATCCGCCGGATGGCCGAGCAGCACAGCATGATCGAGCCGTTCGAACCGGGCCAGGTCAAGCAGGATGCCCAGGGCCATCGCATCGTCAGCTTCGGCACCTCCAGCTACGGCTACGACGTGCGCTGCTCACGCGAGTTCAAGGTCTTCACCAACATCAACTCGACGATCGTCGATCCCAAGCACTTCGACAGCGGCAGCTTCGTCGACATCGAATCGGACGTGTGCATCATCCCGCCCAATTCCTTCGCGCTGGCCCGCACCGTCGAGTACTTCCGCATTCCCCGCGACACGCTGGTGGTGTGCCTGGGCAAGAGCACGTACGCGCGCTGCGGCATCATCGTCAACGTGACGCCGCTGGAGCCGGAATGGGAAGGCCACGTCACCCTGGAATTCAGCAACACCACGCCGCTGCCGGCGCGCATCTACGCCAACGAGGGCGTCGCGCAGATGCTGTTCTTCCAGTCCGACGAAGTCTGCGAAACCTCCTACAAGGACCGCGGCGGCAAGTACCAGGGCCAGAAGGGCGTGACGCTGCCCCGCACCTGA
- the pcp gene encoding pyroglutamyl-peptidase I, with protein sequence MPSPAPPNVLLTGFAPFGGETVNPSWQAVSAIEGELIAGHRVHTRCLPVAFGAALDDLRTAIRTLRPALVLCVGEAGGRAAMSLERVAINVDDARIPDNAGARPVDQPVVAHSPAAYFTDLPIKAMLAALQAARIPAEVSQTAGTFVCNHVFYGLMHALRRRAARGGFIHIPYSPEQAARHPGAPSLDVATVQAGLRLALQVALTTSTDARLSAGAEH encoded by the coding sequence ATGCCCAGCCCCGCCCCGCCCAACGTCCTGCTGACCGGATTCGCGCCCTTCGGCGGCGAGACCGTCAATCCCAGCTGGCAGGCCGTGAGCGCCATCGAAGGCGAGCTGATCGCCGGCCACCGCGTCCACACGCGCTGCCTGCCGGTGGCGTTCGGCGCCGCGCTGGACGACCTGCGCACCGCCATCCGTACCCTGCGCCCGGCGCTGGTGCTCTGCGTCGGCGAGGCCGGCGGCCGCGCCGCGATGAGCCTGGAGCGCGTGGCGATCAACGTCGACGACGCGCGGATTCCGGACAACGCGGGCGCGCGTCCGGTCGACCAACCCGTAGTGGCGCACAGCCCCGCCGCCTATTTCACCGACCTGCCGATCAAGGCGATGCTCGCCGCGCTGCAGGCCGCACGGATTCCGGCGGAGGTGTCACAGACCGCCGGCACCTTCGTCTGCAACCATGTCTTCTACGGGCTGATGCATGCCCTGCGTCGTCGCGCGGCCCGCGGGGGCTTCATCCACATCCCCTATTCGCCCGAGCAGGCGGCGCGGCACCCGGGCGCCCCGTCGCTGGACGTGGCCACCGTGCAGGCGGGCCTGCGGCTGGCGCTGCAGGTCGCCCTGACCACTTCGACCGATGCCCGGCTCAGCGCCGGCGCCGAACACTGA
- a CDS encoding 5-oxoproline transporter, DUF979 family subunit encodes MEQSRRLIDAIGWAALLPLLATLGSVFEAGGVGEAVAGVVRDVIPVDNAFVVVVAYAVGMAVFTIIMGNAFAAFPVMTAGVALPLLVTLHGADAASLAAIGMLSGYCGTLMTPMAANFNLVPAALLELKDPYGVIRAQWMTGLVLLACNVVLMYVIVFR; translated from the coding sequence GTGGAGCAGTCCCGCCGGCTGATCGACGCCATCGGCTGGGCCGCGCTGCTGCCGCTGCTGGCCACGCTGGGCAGCGTGTTCGAGGCGGGCGGCGTGGGCGAAGCCGTGGCCGGCGTCGTGCGCGACGTCATCCCCGTCGACAACGCGTTCGTGGTGGTCGTCGCCTACGCCGTGGGCATGGCCGTGTTCACCATCATCATGGGCAACGCCTTCGCCGCGTTTCCGGTGATGACCGCCGGCGTCGCCCTGCCGCTGCTGGTGACGCTGCACGGCGCCGACGCGGCCTCGCTGGCCGCCATCGGCATGCTGTCGGGATACTGCGGCACACTGATGACGCCGATGGCGGCCAACTTCAACCTGGTGCCCGCCGCGCTGCTGGAACTGAAGGATCCCTACGGCGTGATCCGCGCGCAGTGGATGACGGGCCTGGTGCTGCTGGCGTGCAATGTCGTGCTGATGTACGTGATCGTGTTCCGCTGA
- a CDS encoding DUF969 domain-containing protein: protein MSADPMNYWPLLGVAAVVAGFVLRMNPALVVVIAAGVTGLAARMSPVELLEVIGTAFTEKRYLLVFLLTLPVIGLLERHGLKEHAQAWIARLRGATMGRLLIAYLFMRQLASAMGLTGLGGHPQAVRPLLAPMAEGAAEVAAQAHGSHVDDSQRERIRAMSAATDNVGLFFGEDIFIAFGAVLLMQSFYADHGITLEPYQIAVWGIPTALCAFVIHAARIRRFERRLLRDWTMRDEAMRDGTMRDRSKPAP from the coding sequence GTGAGCGCCGACCCCATGAACTACTGGCCCCTGCTGGGCGTGGCGGCCGTCGTCGCCGGCTTCGTGCTGCGCATGAACCCGGCGCTGGTGGTGGTGATCGCCGCCGGCGTGACCGGGCTGGCGGCGCGGATGTCGCCGGTGGAACTGCTGGAGGTGATCGGCACCGCCTTCACCGAGAAGCGCTACCTGCTGGTGTTCCTGCTGACCTTGCCGGTGATCGGCCTGCTCGAACGCCACGGCCTGAAGGAGCACGCGCAGGCCTGGATCGCCCGCCTGCGCGGCGCGACGATGGGCCGGTTGCTGATCGCCTACCTGTTCATGCGCCAACTGGCCTCGGCCATGGGCCTGACCGGCCTGGGCGGGCATCCGCAGGCGGTGCGCCCGCTGCTGGCGCCGATGGCCGAAGGTGCGGCGGAAGTCGCGGCGCAGGCGCACGGCTCGCACGTGGACGACAGCCAGCGCGAGCGCATCCGCGCCATGTCCGCCGCCACCGACAACGTCGGCCTGTTCTTCGGCGAGGACATCTTCATCGCCTTCGGCGCGGTGCTGCTCATGCAGAGTTTCTACGCCGACCACGGCATCACCTTGGAGCCTTACCAGATCGCGGTGTGGGGCATCCCCACGGCGTTGTGCGCCTTCGTCATCCACGCCGCGCGCATCCGCCGCTTCGAGCGGCGCCTGCTGCGTGACTGGACGATGCGCGACGAGGCGATGCGCGACGGCACGATGCGCGACCGGTCAAAGCCCGCGCCATGA
- a CDS encoding LamB/YcsF family protein — protein MTASTSAAANWRSSRRRSPPWWLPRSSGSRRWPPTKDVRLAHVKPHGALYNLAARDADIADAIALAVRQADPALVLFGLSGSRLTEAGERAGLRVAHEVFAERRYEPDGRLTPRGEPGAVIETLDDSLAQVRALVARGRVTARNGEEVAVRADTLCLHGDRPDAATFARAIRAALERDGVSIRAFGAPA, from the coding sequence ATGACCGCGAGCACTTCGGCCGCCGCGAACTGGCGATCGAGCCGGCGGCGGTCACCGCCCTGGTGGCTGCCCAGATCGAGCGGCTCGCGGCGCTGGCCGCCGACCAAGGACGTCCGCCTGGCGCACGTCAAGCCGCATGGCGCGCTCTACAACCTGGCCGCACGCGATGCGGACATCGCCGACGCGATTGCCCTGGCCGTGCGCCAGGCCGATCCGGCGCTGGTCCTGTTCGGGCTGTCGGGCTCCCGGCTGACCGAAGCCGGCGAACGCGCCGGCCTGCGGGTGGCGCACGAGGTGTTCGCCGAACGCCGCTACGAACCCGATGGACGCCTGACGCCGCGCGGCGAGCCGGGCGCGGTCATCGAGACCCTCGATGACAGCCTGGCCCAGGTGCGTGCGCTGGTGGCCCGCGGCCGCGTCACCGCGCGCAACGGCGAGGAAGTGGCCGTGCGCGCCGACACGCTATGCCTGCACGGCGACCGCCCCGACGCCGCGACTTTCGCCCGCGCGATCCGCGCCGCGCTCGAGCGCGACGGTGTGTCGATCCGCGCATTCGGCGCGCCTGCATGA
- a CDS encoding LiaI-LiaF-like domain-containing protein, protein MKGNVVAALVLIVVGTLFLLNNLGFTNLSLGRLISTWWPAILVIVGLGLLFSRK, encoded by the coding sequence ATGAAAGGCAATGTGGTCGCGGCACTGGTGCTGATCGTGGTCGGCACGCTGTTCCTGTTGAACAACCTGGGTTTCACCAATCTCAGCCTGGGCCGCCTGATCAGCACGTGGTGGCCGGCGATCCTGGTGATCGTGGGGCTGGGCCTGTTGTTCAGCCGCAAGTAG
- a CDS encoding 5-oxoprolinase subunit C family protein, translating to MSLHVLQPGLLTTVQDRGRHGWRHLGIARAGALDPDAAALANRLVGNDPDAAVLEMTLQGPTLRFDVPTRIALCGAWLPMKFTSSTGVAAHIPGGRPVSLPAGELSLGAACDGTRAWLAIGGGLDVPPVLGSRSTDLRGGFGGLAGRALRAGDRLHVSAAPDPGPEPRFPAWWVDPLAHDRQPHGRAAPIRYVPAHLPGADAFARMPWRASARSDRQGLRLDGEALSLDTHEQISAPVAPGTVQLPPDGRPIVLLADAQTVGGYPRLGHVIAVDLQRLAQLRPGQPVHFSACDARTATQLACAARARLARITLMIDFKLQRGYGE from the coding sequence ATGAGCCTGCACGTCCTGCAACCGGGCCTGCTGACCACGGTGCAGGACCGCGGGCGCCACGGCTGGCGCCACCTGGGCATCGCGCGCGCCGGCGCGCTCGACCCGGATGCGGCCGCGCTCGCCAATCGGCTGGTGGGCAACGACCCGGACGCGGCCGTGCTGGAAATGACGCTGCAGGGTCCGACGCTGCGCTTCGACGTGCCCACGCGCATCGCATTGTGCGGCGCCTGGCTGCCGATGAAGTTCACGTCCTCCACGGGCGTGGCCGCCCACATCCCCGGCGGCAGGCCCGTGTCCCTGCCCGCGGGCGAACTCAGCCTGGGCGCGGCCTGCGACGGCACGCGCGCCTGGCTGGCGATCGGCGGCGGACTGGACGTGCCGCCCGTGCTCGGCAGCCGCAGCACCGACCTGCGCGGCGGCTTCGGCGGCCTCGCGGGGCGCGCATTGCGCGCGGGCGACAGGCTGCACGTGTCTGCTGCGCCCGACCCCGGTCCGGAGCCACGCTTTCCCGCCTGGTGGGTGGATCCGCTCGCGCACGATCGCCAGCCCCATGGGCGCGCGGCGCCGATCCGCTATGTGCCCGCGCACCTGCCCGGCGCCGACGCGTTCGCGCGCATGCCGTGGCGCGCCAGTGCACGCAGCGACCGGCAAGGCCTGCGCCTGGACGGCGAGGCGCTGTCGCTGGACACGCACGAGCAGATTTCCGCGCCGGTCGCGCCGGGCACCGTGCAGCTGCCGCCCGATGGCCGCCCCATCGTCCTGCTGGCCGACGCGCAGACCGTAGGCGGTTACCCTCGCCTCGGACACGTGATCGCCGTCGACCTGCAGCGCCTGGCCCAGCTGCGGCCCGGCCAGCCCGTGCATTTTTCCGCCTGCGATGCGCGAACCGCGACGCAGCTGGCTTGCGCCGCGCGCGCCCGGCTGGCCAGAATCACCTTGATGATCGATTTCAAACTGCAAAGGGGATACGGGGAATGA
- the pxpB gene encoding 5-oxoprolinase subunit PxpB yields MSDAPALEALADDAWLLHLGDRIDPALNARVHALCAHLQARRPHWVRDLVPAYASVALFFDPAAIDGDAAARWLLEQAQGAAHSQGPQHAAGDGSRLVEIPVAYGGDDGPDLATSAAELGLTPEEFVRRHADREYTVAMIGFAPGFPYLLGLDPALALPRLATPRTRVPAGSVGIGGAQTGIYPRESPGGWRLIGRTPSVLFDATRQAPSLLASGDRVRFVPLPMDAA; encoded by the coding sequence GTGAGCGACGCGCCGGCGCTGGAAGCGCTAGCCGACGACGCCTGGCTGCTGCACCTGGGCGACCGCATCGACCCCGCCCTCAACGCGCGCGTGCACGCCCTGTGCGCGCACCTGCAGGCACGGCGACCGCACTGGGTGCGCGACCTGGTGCCCGCCTACGCGAGCGTGGCGCTGTTCTTCGATCCGGCCGCCATCGACGGCGACGCCGCCGCGCGCTGGCTGCTGGAGCAGGCGCAGGGCGCGGCGCATTCGCAGGGGCCGCAGCACGCCGCCGGCGACGGTTCGCGACTGGTCGAAATCCCCGTGGCCTACGGCGGCGACGACGGCCCCGACCTGGCCACCAGCGCGGCCGAACTGGGCCTGACGCCCGAAGAGTTCGTGCGACGCCATGCCGACCGCGAGTACACGGTGGCGATGATCGGCTTCGCGCCGGGATTCCCCTACCTGCTCGGGCTGGATCCGGCCCTGGCGCTGCCGCGCCTGGCCACGCCGCGCACGCGCGTGCCGGCGGGCAGCGTCGGCATCGGCGGTGCGCAGACGGGCATCTACCCGCGCGAGAGTCCGGGCGGCTGGCGGCTGATCGGGCGTACGCCCAGCGTGCTGTTCGACGCCACGCGCCAGGCGCCGTCCCTGCTCGCGTCGGGCGACCGCGTGCGCTTCGTGCCGCTGCCGATGGATGCCGCATGA
- the rimO gene encoding 30S ribosomal protein S12 methylthiotransferase RimO: MSVTSPNDASPKAANPKVGFVSLGCPKALVDSERILSQLKVEGYELVPTYDDADVVVVNTCGFIDSAVAESLDAIGEAMAENGKVIVTGCLGKREEVIRQAHPGVLSISGPQDYASVMSAVHKALPPRHDPFIDLVPRRASNDTDIGVKLTPRHYAYLKISEGCNHRCSFCIIPSMRGDLVSRPVDQVLREAEKLAMGGVKELLVISQDTSAYGVDVKYAAHEWRGKSWQTRMKSLCEGLSELGLWTRLHYVYPYPHVDEIIPLMADGKLLPYLDIPFQHASPRILKLMKRPGAVDKTLERIHRWRQACPDLTLRSTFIVGFPGETEAEFEELLDFLDEAQLDRVGAFAYSPVEGATANALPDAVPDEVKQERLARFMERQAEISAARLEAKVGTVQRCLVDTLDGELALARSSADAPEIDGLVQIQNGFEAGLKPGDFVDVEIMGSDEHDLFGEVAFED; encoded by the coding sequence ATGTCGGTTACCAGTCCAAATGACGCCAGTCCCAAGGCCGCCAATCCCAAGGTCGGTTTCGTCAGCCTCGGCTGCCCCAAGGCGCTCGTCGATTCCGAGCGCATCCTCAGCCAGCTCAAGGTGGAGGGTTACGAGCTGGTGCCGACCTACGACGATGCCGACGTGGTGGTGGTCAACACCTGCGGTTTCATCGATTCGGCCGTGGCCGAGTCGCTGGACGCGATCGGCGAGGCGATGGCCGAGAACGGCAAGGTGATCGTGACCGGCTGCCTGGGCAAGCGCGAGGAAGTGATCCGCCAGGCGCATCCGGGCGTGCTGTCGATCAGCGGCCCGCAGGATTACGCCAGCGTGATGTCGGCCGTGCACAAGGCCCTGCCGCCGCGGCACGATCCCTTCATCGACCTGGTCCCGCGCCGCGCGTCGAACGACACCGACATCGGCGTCAAGCTCACGCCGCGTCACTATGCGTACCTGAAGATCTCCGAGGGCTGCAACCACCGTTGCAGCTTCTGCATCATCCCGTCGATGCGTGGCGACCTGGTGTCGCGTCCGGTGGACCAGGTGCTGCGCGAGGCCGAAAAACTGGCCATGGGCGGCGTCAAGGAACTGCTGGTGATCTCGCAGGACACCTCCGCCTACGGCGTCGACGTGAAGTACGCCGCGCACGAATGGCGCGGCAAGTCCTGGCAGACCCGCATGAAGTCGCTGTGCGAGGGCCTGTCCGAGCTGGGCCTGTGGACGCGCCTGCACTACGTGTACCCGTACCCGCACGTGGACGAAATCATCCCGCTGATGGCCGACGGCAAGCTGCTGCCGTACCTGGACATCCCGTTCCAGCATGCCAGCCCGCGCATCCTGAAGCTGATGAAGCGTCCGGGCGCGGTCGACAAGACGCTCGAGCGGATCCATCGCTGGCGCCAGGCCTGCCCGGACCTCACCCTGCGCTCCACCTTCATCGTCGGTTTCCCCGGCGAGACCGAAGCCGAGTTCGAGGAACTGCTCGACTTCCTGGACGAGGCGCAGCTCGATCGCGTCGGCGCGTTCGCCTACTCGCCGGTGGAAGGCGCGACCGCCAATGCCCTTCCGGACGCGGTGCCGGACGAGGTCAAGCAGGAACGCCTGGCGCGCTTCATGGAACGGCAGGCGGAGATTTCCGCGGCGCGCCTGGAAGCGAAGGTCGGCACCGTCCAGCGCTGCCTGGTCGACACGCTCGACGGCGAGCTGGCGCTGGCGCGCTCGTCCGCGGACGCGCCGGAAATCGACGGCCTGGTGCAGATCCAGAACGGCTTCGAGGCCGGCCTGAAGCCGGGCGATTTCGTCGACGTCGAGATCATGGGCAGCGACGAGCACGACCTGTTCGGCGAGGTGGCGTTCGAGGATTGA
- a CDS encoding cupin domain-containing protein has protein sequence MKTIDSCARAPLACALLLACAGVAAQDPAAVGSGIYKCTMENEHTRVCEVTFAPGAKMASHSHPAHVVYVIQPGKLRITDDATGKAEDHDFKAGDTVWMDPVTHHAENVGSKTLKGIVVEFRDMKGAPMAGRPSMTDVPRTMNEAPPMDELPPLDKPAMPPPMDKVPPDVPPMDPLPAIDDEPGKRDD, from the coding sequence ATGAAGACAATTGATTCCTGCGCGCGCGCGCCTCTGGCTTGCGCGCTGCTGCTGGCGTGCGCCGGCGTGGCGGCCCAGGATCCGGCCGCGGTCGGTTCGGGCATCTACAAATGCACGATGGAGAACGAACACACGCGCGTGTGCGAGGTGACCTTCGCACCGGGCGCGAAGATGGCGTCCCACTCGCATCCGGCGCACGTGGTCTACGTGATCCAGCCGGGCAAGCTGCGCATCACCGACGACGCCACCGGCAAGGCTGAAGACCACGACTTCAAGGCCGGCGACACGGTGTGGATGGATCCGGTGACACACCACGCCGAGAACGTGGGCAGCAAGACGCTCAAGGGCATCGTCGTCGAGTTCCGCGACATGAAGGGCGCGCCGATGGCCGGACGGCCCTCGATGACGGACGTGCCGCGCACGATGAACGAAGCGCCGCCGATGGACGAGCTTCCGCCGCTGGACAAGCCGGCCATGCCGCCGCCGATGGACAAGGTGCCGCCGGACGTGCCGCCGATGGATCCGTTGCCGGCCATCGATGACGAACCCGGGAAACGGGACGACTAG
- the greB gene encoding transcription elongation factor GreB → MGRWRPPAEKSTALITAEGHARLKAELDDLWRVRRPEVVRALAAAAAEGDRSENAEYTYRKKQLGEIDRRVRYLSKRLEVLRVVVEPPTDRDAVFFGAIVEVENEVDGEVHRYRIVGPDETDAQRGHISIDSPLARAMLKKRLDDEFEALLPGGAQRFVIVDVAYPASDA, encoded by the coding sequence ATGGGCCGCTGGCGACCCCCCGCCGAGAAGAGCACCGCGCTGATCACGGCCGAAGGCCACGCGCGACTGAAGGCCGAACTCGACGACCTGTGGCGCGTGCGCCGGCCGGAAGTGGTCCGCGCGCTGGCGGCCGCGGCGGCCGAAGGCGACCGGTCGGAGAACGCCGAGTACACCTACCGCAAGAAGCAGCTGGGCGAGATCGACCGCCGCGTGCGCTACCTGTCGAAACGGCTGGAAGTGCTGCGCGTCGTCGTCGAGCCCCCGACCGACCGGGACGCGGTCTTCTTCGGCGCCATCGTCGAGGTCGAGAACGAGGTCGACGGCGAGGTTCACCGCTACCGCATCGTCGGCCCGGACGAGACCGACGCGCAGCGCGGACACATCAGCATCGATTCGCCGCTCGCGCGGGCGATGCTGAAAAAACGCCTGGACGACGAGTTCGAAGCGCTCCTGCCGGGCGGGGCGCAGCGCTTCGTGATCGTGGACGTGGCCTATCCCGCCAGCGATGCCTGA
- a CDS encoding helicase HerA-like domain-containing protein: MTEHAIIVGKAVTTPDALPDSHGHVLLQARLGNRHGLVAGATGTGKTVTLMTLAEGFSRLGVPVFLADVKGDVAGLAIAGTGSERLNERLAQIGLPDYAHDANPVVFWDLFGKNGHPVRTTVSEIGPTLLSRILELNDTQSGVLDIVFKLADDRGLLLLDLADLRALLGVVADERKDISTSYGLVSAPSIGAIQRALLRLEQDGGEMFFGEPALELADLMRTTPDGRGVINILAAEQLILKPRLYASFLLWLLSELFEQMPEVGDLDRPKLVFVFDEAHLLFDDAPPALQQRVEQVVRIIRSKGVGVYFCSQFPDDVPDDILGQLGNRVQHALRAFTPRDQKAVRTAAETFVANPHLDVAEAISQLATGEALVSMLQDKGIPMPVERTLIAPPRSRMGAITAQERAQVRAGSPVGAKYDQPVDRESAAEMLARKGEAAAQDAKAPPARTREEDDAEEGGFGQGVKDVVFGTRRRQGVVETMAKQTARTVGSQIGRQIVRGLLGGLFGRRR; encoded by the coding sequence ATGACGGAACACGCGATCATCGTCGGCAAAGCCGTCACCACGCCCGATGCCCTCCCCGACAGCCACGGCCACGTCCTGCTGCAGGCGCGGCTGGGCAACCGGCACGGGCTCGTGGCGGGCGCCACCGGCACCGGCAAGACCGTCACGCTGATGACCCTGGCCGAAGGTTTCTCGCGCCTGGGCGTGCCGGTGTTCCTGGCCGACGTGAAGGGCGATGTCGCCGGGCTCGCCATCGCCGGCACCGGCAGCGAACGGCTCAACGAACGCCTGGCGCAGATCGGCCTGCCCGACTACGCCCACGACGCCAACCCGGTCGTGTTCTGGGACCTGTTCGGCAAGAACGGCCACCCGGTGCGCACCACCGTCAGCGAGATCGGCCCGACGCTGCTGTCGCGCATCCTCGAGCTCAACGACACCCAGAGCGGCGTGCTGGACATCGTGTTCAAGCTCGCCGACGACCGCGGCCTGCTGCTGCTCGACCTGGCCGACCTGCGCGCCCTGCTCGGCGTGGTCGCCGATGAGCGCAAGGACATCTCCACGTCCTATGGCCTGGTCAGCGCACCGTCCATCGGCGCGATCCAGCGCGCGCTGCTGCGCCTGGAGCAGGACGGCGGCGAGATGTTCTTCGGCGAGCCCGCGCTCGAGCTCGCCGACCTGATGCGCACGACCCCCGACGGCCGCGGCGTGATCAACATCCTGGCCGCGGAGCAGCTGATCCTCAAGCCGCGCCTGTACGCCTCGTTCCTGCTGTGGCTGTTGTCGGAGCTGTTCGAGCAGATGCCGGAAGTGGGTGACCTGGACCGGCCGAAGCTCGTGTTCGTCTTCGACGAGGCCCACCTGCTGTTCGACGACGCCCCGCCGGCGCTGCAGCAGCGCGTCGAGCAGGTCGTCCGGATCATCCGGTCCAAGGGCGTGGGCGTGTACTTCTGCTCGCAGTTCCCCGACGACGTGCCCGACGACATCCTGGGGCAGCTCGGCAACCGGGTGCAGCATGCGCTGCGCGCCTTCACGCCGCGCGACCAGAAGGCGGTGCGCACGGCCGCCGAGACGTTCGTGGCCAATCCCCACCTAGACGTGGCCGAGGCCATCTCGCAGCTGGCCACCGGCGAAGCGCTGGTGTCCATGCTGCAGGACAAGGGCATTCCGATGCCGGTGGAGCGCACGCTGATCGCCCCGCCGCGCAGCCGCATGGGCGCGATCACGGCCCAGGAGCGCGCCCAGGTGCGCGCCGGCAGCCCGGTCGGCGCGAAGTACGACCAGCCTGTCGACCGCGAGTCGGCCGCCGAGATGCTCGCCCGCAAGGGCGAGGCCGCCGCCCAGGACGCCAAGGCGCCGCCGGCGCGCACCCGCGAGGAAGACGACGCCGAGGAAGGCGGCTTCGGACAAGGCGTGAAGGACGTCGTGTTCGGCACCCGCCGCCGCCAGGGCGTGGTCGAGACCATGGCCAAGCAGACCGCACGCACGGTGGGCAGCCAGATCGGCCGCCAGATCGTCCGTGGCCTGCTCGGCGGCCTGTTCGGGCGCCGCCGCTGA
- a CDS encoding transglycosylase SLT domain-containing protein, whose translation MTPIIQRGCLLLVAGSLLLTGIPGQAQAASRRDQAAIDALNQRMQAAEADYREAAVLIGNADPEGQKRSDTALEDMEDVVTACMKQRGCSVPTMLAAYKRLLKLNADAEAEVADEPEGDDDHVGPIAASVPEAARAAHLLQEDHRFDKMVQFNPAVQAGIRRWLTDMRGALISSHENYQYMRYQMLPAYERADLPEALLFGIMAKESNGKVHATSRAGAAGPMQFMYQTGLRFGLGDDGTGFDTRYDPRSAAQASASYLNERMRELNRSIELALAAYNGGEGRALRVYRGSGGRNFWDADVYNQFPPETQDYVPMVIAAAWLYLHPREYGLSFPKIDAKPATLRLSQPSSIYQLTICLGNRGEREGYMRALRNLNPRHQAETWLPAGSSLNATAKIVGLYNRWCVSGPRAELARTLASSDARSAIVRLGPLTPVTTGQAGGVVPGEAAGATPAAALATGKPAAAKPREYRVQKGETLHSIARRFGCSTNGLARANQLRGPRYTLRTGQRLELVGCDK comes from the coding sequence ATGACGCCGATCATCCAACGGGGTTGCCTGCTTCTCGTCGCCGGTTCGCTGCTGCTGACCGGCATCCCGGGCCAGGCGCAGGCGGCTTCGCGCCGCGACCAGGCCGCCATCGATGCGCTCAACCAGCGCATGCAGGCCGCCGAAGCCGACTACCGCGAGGCGGCCGTCCTGATCGGCAACGCCGACCCGGAAGGCCAGAAGCGCAGCGACACCGCGCTGGAGGACATGGAAGACGTCGTGACCGCGTGCATGAAGCAGCGCGGCTGCTCGGTCCCCACCATGCTGGCGGCGTACAAGCGCCTGCTCAAGCTCAACGCCGATGCGGAAGCCGAAGTAGCCGACGAACCCGAAGGAGACGATGACCACGTCGGACCCATCGCGGCGTCGGTCCCCGAGGCCGCCCGCGCCGCGCACCTGCTCCAGGAAGACCATCGCTTCGACAAGATGGTGCAGTTCAACCCGGCGGTGCAGGCGGGCATCCGCCGCTGGCTGACCGACATGCGCGGCGCGCTGATCAGCAGCCACGAGAACTACCAGTACATGCGCTACCAGATGTTGCCGGCCTACGAACGCGCCGACCTGCCCGAGGCGCTGCTGTTCGGCATCATGGCCAAGGAGTCCAACGGCAAGGTCCACGCGACCTCGCGCGCGGGCGCCGCCGGCCCGATGCAGTTCATGTACCAGACCGGGTTGCGCTTCGGACTGGGCGACGACGGCACCGGGTTCGATACGCGCTACGACCCGCGCTCGGCCGCCCAGGCCAGTGCGTCGTATCTCAACGAACGCATGCGCGAGCTCAACCGCAGCATCGAACTGGCCCTGGCCGCCTACAACGGCGGCGAGGGACGCGCGTTGCGCGTCTATCGCGGCAGCGGCGGGCGCAATTTCTGGGATGCCGACGTCTACAACCAGTTCCCGCCGGAGACGCAGGACTACGTGCCGATGGTGATCGCCGCCGCGTGGCTGTACCTGCATCCGCGCGAATACGGGCTGAGCTTCCCGAAGATCGACGCCAAGCCCGCCACGCTGCGCCTGAGCCAGCCCAGTTCGATCTACCAGCTGACCATCTGCCTGGGCAACCGCGGCGAGCGCGAGGGCTACATGCGCGCGCTGCGCAACCTCAACCCGCGCCACCAGGCCGAGACCTGGCTCCCGGCGGGCAGCTCGCTCAATGCCACGGCGAAGATCGTCGGCCTGTACAACCGCTGGTGCGTGTCGGGTCCCCGCGCCGAGCTGGCCAGGACTCTGGCCAGCAGCGATGCGCGCTCGGCGATCGTCCGGCTGGGGCCGCTGACGCCGGTGACCACCGGGCAGGCGGGTGGGGTGGTGCCCGGCGAGGCGGCAGGCGCTACGCCGGCCGCCGCCCTGGCCACGGGCAAGCCGGCGGCGGCCAAGCCGCGCGAGTACCGGGTGCAGAAGGGCGAGACCCTGCATTCGATCGCGCGCCGCTTCGGCTGTTCCACGAACGGGTTGGCCCGGGCCAACCAGCTGCGTGGCCCCCGCTACACGCTGCGCACCGGCCAGCGCCTGGAGTTGGTGGGCTGCGACAAATGA